TGGGCCACCGCGCCTTCTGGGTCGAGACGCCGCATGCCCGCTTCGAGGCGCTGGGCACGCGCTTCGGCGTGCGCGAGCAGGACGACCAGACACGGCTGTCGCTCACCGAAGGCCGCGTGGCCATCCACACCGAAGGCGCACCGCCGGTGGTCGCGCAGGCGGGCGACGGCTACATCGTGCGCGGCGGCGCGGCACAGCCCCAGCGCATCGTGGACCGCAGCTTCGAGCCCGACGCCTGGACCGACGGCGCTCTGGTGGCCCGGCAGATGCGCCTGGACGCCTTCGTCGCCGAACTCGCGCGCTACCACGGCACGCCGCTGCTGTGCGATGCGGACGTGGCCTCGCTGCGCGTGTCGGGCGTGTTCCAGCTCAACGGCCCCGACCCGGTCGGCCGTGCGCTCGAAGCGCTGGTTCGCACACTGCCTGTACGGCTCGAACATGGCACAGGAGGCACATTGACTGTTGCGCGACGTTGAGACGGCTTTCTCCGGACCGCCCACCCGGGTTCTGGCGGTTCCGGCCGGCAAGGCCCACCCTGCTTCCCGCGCTGCTGCTGGGCGTCGCGGCGGGATGGGCTGCGCCCGCAGGATCCGCACGCGCACAGGCGCAGGCTTCCGCGCGCGCCGGTTTCGATGTTCCGGCCGGCGCGCTCGAAGACGCGCTCAGCACCTTCGCGCGCCAGGCCGGCATCACGCTGTCTTTCGATCCGGCGCTGGTGCATGGCAAGAGTGCCGCCGCGCTCCAGGGCAGCCGCACGGTGCCCGAAGGCTTGGCCGAGCTGCTGTCGCCCCACCAGCTGGAGGCCGTGCCCGGCAGCAGCGGCGCCTATGCGGTGCGCCCGGCCGTCGCCACGGCGGCAACCCCGGGCACCGGCAGCACGCTGCCCACGCTCACCGTCACCGCGCAGGGCGAGCGCGCTGACGGCCAGGTGCAGGGCTACGTGGCGCAGCGCAGCGCCACCGCCACACGCACCGACACGTCGCTGCTCGAAACGCCGCGCGCCGTCACCGTCGTCACGCGCGCGCAGATGGACGACCAGGCCGTGCACACCGTCGAGCAGTCGCTGCGCTACTCCGCCGGCGTGCTCACCGAGGTCAGCGGCTACGACCCGCGCTTCGCGTCGCTCACGGTGCGAGGCTTCACGCCCGCCGAATACCTCGACGGCTTCAAGCTCCCCACCACCAGCCTCGTCACGCGGTGGCTGGTCGAGCCGCAGGCGCTGGAACGCGTCGAGCTGCTGAAAGGACCGGGCGCGGTCTACGACCCGTCGGCGCCGGGCGGGTCCATCAACATGGTGTCGAAGCGCCCTTCGGCGGAGGCGGTTCGCGAGGTGAGCCTTTCGGTAGGCAATCGCAACCGCTACCAGGGCAGCTTCGACCTCGGCGGCGCGATGACCGCCGACGGCAGCCTGCTCTTCAGGCTCAACGGCGTGCTGCGCAACAGCAACGGCCAGACCGACTTCTCGCGCGACGACCGCGGCTTCATCGCACCGTCGCTGACGTGGACGCCATCGCCGCGCACCAAGGTCACGCTGATGGCCGAGGCCACGCGCGACCGCATGACGCCCAAGAGCATCTGGCCCGAAGGCGCGCTCATCTCGCCCAACCCCAACGGCAGCATTCCGCGCGAGCGCTTCATCGGCGAGCCCGGCTTCGACCGCTACAACCGCGACGCGTTCTCGCTCACCTACCTGCTGGAGCACCAGCTGAACGACAACTGGACGCTGCGGCAGAACGCGCGCCACGCGACGCTCGACATCGACTACCGGCAGGTCTACGGCACCGGCTTCGAGAGCGACCTGCGCACGCTCGACCGCTCGGCGGTGCGGATGAAGGACAGGAGCCGCACCACCACGCTCGACACCCAGCTCGAAGGGCGCTTTCGCACCGGGCCGGTGGAGCACACGCTGCTGATGGGGCTGGAGTACCAGCGCCAGAGCAGCACCACGCAGACCAGCGTCGATCCGGCCTCTTCCATCGATGCCTTCGCACCGGTCTATGGCGCGCCCGTGCCCGAGCCCGCGTTCTCCGTTCAGTCGACCAACGGCATCACGCAGCGCGGGTTCCATGTGCAGGACCAGATGCGCGCGGGGCCGTGGTCCCTCGGGCTGGCCGTGCGGCAGGACCGGGCGCACAACAGCGCCAGCCCGGGGCCGCAGGCGGCAGCGTCGTCCATCGGCCTCGACACCAACACCAAGACCACCTACAACGCGGGCCTGCTCTACCTCGCGCCGAACGGCCTGGCGCCCTACTTCAGCTACTCGACCTCGTTCACCCCGCTGCTGGGCACCATCGCCGGCGGCGGCGACCTCCTGAAGCCCGAGCTCGGCCGGCAGTTCGAGGTGGGCCTGAAGTACCGTCCGCCGGACGTGGACGCACTGTTCACCGTGTCGGTCTTCGACCTGAAGAAGAACAACTCGCCCACGTTCACCCCGTACGTGCTCAACCCGGTTTCGCAGATCGGCGAGGTGCGCACGCGCGGCCCGGAGTTCGAGGCGCGCGCCTCGCTGACCCGACAGCTCAAGCTGGTGGCCAGCTACACCCTGCTCGACGCAAAGATCACCCGCAGCCTGAACCCCGAAGAACTGGGCAAGCAGCCGCTCAACACAGCGCGCCAGACCGCCGCGCTGTGGCTCGACTACCGCTTCGGCAGCTCCGAGCTGCAGGGCTGGAGCGTGGGCGGCGGCGTGCGCCGTGTCGGCAAGGTGCCGGCCAGCGTGGACAACAGCAGCTACAACCCGGCCTACACACTGGTCGACGCGGCCATCCGCTACGAACGCGGCCCCTACAGCTTTGCGCTGAACGCCACCAATCTCTTCGACAAGAGCTACGTCGCGGGCTACGGCCAGTACTTCGGCCAGGGGCGCACGGTGCAGGCGAAGCTCACCTACCGCTGGTAGCCACCACGGCAGCGGCTGGTCAGCGCAGCGTCGCGTGCGGATGCAGCGGATGCGCCAGCGTGTCCGCAATCAACCGCAGCGCCTGATCGCACTGCTCGCGCGACATCGGCCCGCCCAGGCAGATGCGCACCGCATCGGGCGGGTCGCCATCGGTGGAAAAAGCCGCACTCGCCACCACGCCCACGTTCTGCGTGCGCAGGTACGACGCGAACTCCACCGGGCTCCATCCCGGCGTGAGCGGCAGCCAGGCATGAAAGCCCTCGGGGTGCGCCTGCAGGCCGCTGTCGCCCAGGTAGCGCGTGGCCAGCAGTTGCCGCGCCACCGACTCCGCGCGCACCGCCTGCAGCATCTCTTCGGTCGTGCCGTCTTCCACCCACATCGTGGTCAGCGCGTTGGTGATCGGCGAGGCCATCACCGTGGTGGCGCGCATCGCACCCGCCAGCCGCTGCGACTGCACCACCGTCGGCGAGCACACGTACGCGCTACGCAGCCCCGCGCCGAAGCACTTGGAGAAACCGCTCACGTAATAAGTGAGCCCCGGCGCCAGCGTGGCCAGCGACGCGGGCGTCTGGCGCGGCAGCATGCCGTAGGCGTCGTCCTCGATGATCGGTACCGCATAGCGCAGCGCCACGTCGGCCAGCGCCTCGCGCCGCGCGCGCGACACGGTGGCGGCCGTGGGGTTCAGCAGCGTGGGGTTGCAGTACAGCGCCTTGGGCTTGAGCGTCTTGCAGGCGTGCTCGAAGGCATCGGCGATGGGGCCGTCGTCGTCCATCTGCAGCGCGTGCAGCTGCACGCCGAGCTGCGCCGCGATGGCTTTCACGCCGGGGTAGGTGAGCGACTCCACGCAGATCAGCTCGCCCGGCCGCGCCAGCTGCGAGAACAGCGCGGTCAGCACGCCGTGGATACCAGGGCACACCAGGATGCGGTCGACGCTCGCCTCGGGCACGAAGGGCCGCAGCCAGTGCATGGCGGCGGCGCGGTCGTGCGCGGTGCCGCCGAAGTCCTGGTAGCGCAGCAGGTCGTGGAAATCGACCTGCGCAAAGGCGCGACTCGCGCTGTCGTGCAGCCGTGCCATCAGGTGCTCGTCGCCGGGCTCGGGCGGCATGTTCATCGTCATCTCGGCGCCGCTGCCGCCGCGCAGCCGCAGGCTCGGGCTGCCCGAGCGAATGAAGGTGCCGGTGCCGGCGCGCGAGTCGATCAGCCCGCGCTTGCGTGCCTCGGCGTAGCCGCGCGCCACCGTCGTGTAGTTCAGCTCCAGGTCGGCAGCCAGCTCGCGCAGCGTGGGCAAGCGGTCGCGCACGCCGAGGCGACCGGTCTTGATGTCGTCGGCGATCAGGTCGGCCAGCAGCAGGTAGGCCGGCCGGGAGGTGTTGCGCAGCTGCTTGCGCCAGTGGGCGGTGATCGTGGTCATCGGTGATGGTCCGGCGAAGTTGATTGCATTCATTGATTGCATCTGGCTACCGATCAACATGCAGGATCCGCGCCCGCTCCAGAGGGGAAGAATGCTTCGATCAGGTGCGATCAACCCCATTGATCGGGTGCATTGATCGCATGGCATGTGCGTCGTCACGGTGCAGAACAGGCCGCGCAGGCCCACCTCGAACCCGCGTTTCCGGGTGCCGGAAAAAATTTTGCGCGCACGCAGCCCGCACTGCTGCACGTTGATCGCGCATTGATCGCATGAGCCCGGCAAACCGCTGGCACATCGCCTGCGAAGGAAAAGGCACGCAACACCTGCGTACCCACCACCCAACCGGAGTACCCCATGCCCAAAGTCACCCGCCCCCGCAACGAGAAAGGCGAGTTCCTCGTCGACTACGAAGAGAAGGTGTTCGAAGACGTCAAGGCCGAGCCGGGCCAGAAGGCGCTCGTCACCTTTCATACAGTGGCCTTCGAGGGTTCGATCGGCTTCGTGAACCTGCTGCAGGCCACACGGCTGCGTCGCAAGGGCTTCGAGACTTCCGTCCTGCTGTACGGCCCCGGCGTGACGCTGGGCGTGCAGCGCGGCTTTCCCACGCTGGGCGACGAAGCCTTTCCGGGCCACCAGAACTTCAACAAGCAACTCGCCAAGTTCATGGAAGAGGGCGGCAAGGTGTACGCCTGCCGTTTCGCGCTGCAGGCGCTGTACGGCCACGGCGAAGGCGCGCTGATCGAGGGCATCACGCCGATCAACCCGCTCGACGTGCTTGACCTCGTGCTGCTGCACAAGAAGGCCAACGCAGTGGTCATCGACACCTGGACGCTGTAAGGCAGCACGAGCGATGGCTTCCACCTCCCGCATCGTGCGCGCAGCGGCGATCCAGATCGCGCCCGACTTCGAGCGGCCCGACGGCACGCTCGACCGGGTGTGCAGCGCCATCGACGAAGCCGCATCGAAGGGCGCGCAGATCGCGGTCTTTCCCGAGACCTTCGTGCCCTACTACCCCTACTTCAGCTTCGTGCTGCCGCCGGTGCTGCAGGGTGCGCCGCACCTGCAGCTCGTGGAGCGCGCGGTGGTGGTGCCCGGCCCCGTCACGCAGGCGGTGGCCGAGCGGGCCCGTGCGCGCGGCATGGTGGTGGTGCTCGGCGTGAACGAGCGCGACCACGGCAGCCTCTACAACACGCAGCTGGTGTTCGACGCCGACGGCACGCTGGTGCTCAAGCGCCGCAAGATCACGCCCACCTATCACGAGCGCATGGTCTGGGGCATGGGCGACGGCGCCGGCCTCAAGGTGGTCGACACCGCCGTGGGTCGCGTCGGCGCGCTGGCCTGCTGGGAGCACTACAACCCGCTCGCGCGCTACGCGCTGATGGCGCAGCACGAGCAGATTCACTGC
This is a stretch of genomic DNA from Variovorax paradoxus. It encodes these proteins:
- a CDS encoding aminotransferase-like domain-containing protein gives rise to the protein MTTITAHWRKQLRNTSRPAYLLLADLIADDIKTGRLGVRDRLPTLRELAADLELNYTTVARGYAEARKRGLIDSRAGTGTFIRSGSPSLRLRGGSGAEMTMNMPPEPGDEHLMARLHDSASRAFAQVDFHDLLRYQDFGGTAHDRAAAMHWLRPFVPEASVDRILVCPGIHGVLTALFSQLARPGELICVESLTYPGVKAIAAQLGVQLHALQMDDDGPIADAFEHACKTLKPKALYCNPTLLNPTAATVSRARREALADVALRYAVPIIEDDAYGMLPRQTPASLATLAPGLTYYVSGFSKCFGAGLRSAYVCSPTVVQSQRLAGAMRATTVMASPITNALTTMWVEDGTTEEMLQAVRAESVARQLLATRYLGDSGLQAHPEGFHAWLPLTPGWSPVEFASYLRTQNVGVVASAAFSTDGDPPDAVRICLGGPMSREQCDQALRLIADTLAHPLHPHATLR
- a CDS encoding Nit6803 family nitrilase, encoding MASTSRIVRAAAIQIAPDFERPDGTLDRVCSAIDEAASKGAQIAVFPETFVPYYPYFSFVLPPVLQGAPHLQLVERAVVVPGPVTQAVAERARARGMVVVLGVNERDHGSLYNTQLVFDADGTLVLKRRKITPTYHERMVWGMGDGAGLKVVDTAVGRVGALACWEHYNPLARYALMAQHEQIHCAQFPGSLVGPIFAEQMEVTIRHHALESGCFVVNATGWLTDEQIRSVTPDANLQKALRGGCHTAIVSPEGKHLAPPLTEGEGMVVADLDMALIAKRKRMMDSVGHYARPELLSLAINDRPAQTTVPMHLTQPFAQRSPDHDDNTHDDASPGQPAADDRAPVLRVAAG
- a CDS encoding TonB-dependent siderophore receptor — translated: MRRLSPDRPPGFWRFRPARPTLLPALLLGVAAGWAAPAGSARAQAQASARAGFDVPAGALEDALSTFARQAGITLSFDPALVHGKSAAALQGSRTVPEGLAELLSPHQLEAVPGSSGAYAVRPAVATAATPGTGSTLPTLTVTAQGERADGQVQGYVAQRSATATRTDTSLLETPRAVTVVTRAQMDDQAVHTVEQSLRYSAGVLTEVSGYDPRFASLTVRGFTPAEYLDGFKLPTTSLVTRWLVEPQALERVELLKGPGAVYDPSAPGGSINMVSKRPSAEAVREVSLSVGNRNRYQGSFDLGGAMTADGSLLFRLNGVLRNSNGQTDFSRDDRGFIAPSLTWTPSPRTKVTLMAEATRDRMTPKSIWPEGALISPNPNGSIPRERFIGEPGFDRYNRDAFSLTYLLEHQLNDNWTLRQNARHATLDIDYRQVYGTGFESDLRTLDRSAVRMKDRSRTTTLDTQLEGRFRTGPVEHTLLMGLEYQRQSSTTQTSVDPASSIDAFAPVYGAPVPEPAFSVQSTNGITQRGFHVQDQMRAGPWSLGLAVRQDRAHNSASPGPQAAASSIGLDTNTKTTYNAGLLYLAPNGLAPYFSYSTSFTPLLGTIAGGGDLLKPELGRQFEVGLKYRPPDVDALFTVSVFDLKKNNSPTFTPYVLNPVSQIGEVRTRGPEFEARASLTRQLKLVASYTLLDAKITRSLNPEELGKQPLNTARQTAALWLDYRFGSSELQGWSVGGGVRRVGKVPASVDNSSYNPAYTLVDAAIRYERGPYSFALNATNLFDKSYVAGYGQYFGQGRTVQAKLTYRW
- a CDS encoding MSMEG_0572/Sll0783 family nitrogen starvation response protein, which translates into the protein MPKVTRPRNEKGEFLVDYEEKVFEDVKAEPGQKALVTFHTVAFEGSIGFVNLLQATRLRRKGFETSVLLYGPGVTLGVQRGFPTLGDEAFPGHQNFNKQLAKFMEEGGKVYACRFALQALYGHGEGALIEGITPINPLDVLDLVLLHKKANAVVIDTWTL